From one Triticum urartu cultivar G1812 chromosome 3, Tu2.1, whole genome shotgun sequence genomic stretch:
- the LOC125548232 gene encoding monothiol glutaredoxin-S3-like codes for MQQAKALAPWLTATATAMISSTDDVRRTVQVKPVVVVGRRECCMAHVARCLLLGQGANPAVLEVSDDADPAALVFALRPKDNSTKVATEVAFPVVFIGGRLLGGLDSLMAMHMAGELVPVLKQARALWL; via the coding sequence ATGCAGCAAGCCAAGGCGCTGGCACCGTGGCTGACGGCGACGGCCACTGCCATGATCAGCAGCACCGACGACGTGCGGAGGACGGTGCAGGTGAAGCCGGTTGTGGTGGTGGGGCGGCGGGAGTGCTGCATGGCGCACGTGGCCCGGTGCCTGCTCCTGGGGCAGGGCGCGAACCCGGCGGTGCTGGAGGTCAGCGACGACGCCGACCCGGCGGCGCTCGTCTTCGCGCTCCGGCCCAAGGACAACAGCACCAAGGTGGCCACCGAAGTCGCCTTCCCGGTGGTGTTCATCGGAGGCAGGCTGCTGGGCGGGCTGGACAGCCTCATGGCCATGCACATGGCCGGCGAGCTCGTGCCGGTCTTGAAGCAGGCAAGAGCCCTCTGGCTTTGA